Proteins from one Deltaproteobacteria bacterium genomic window:
- the pstB gene encoding phosphate ABC transporter ATP-binding protein PstB: MTEPVFKVRGLWAYYDGKEALKDINLDIPGKAVTAIIGPSGCGKSTFIRCFNRMNDLVPKFSVRGEIMYGGTNVYDRSVDVTGIRRQIGMVFQKPNPFPKSVYENVAYGLRIQGVNKKSELDRVVESSLTKAALWGEVKDRLGSNALALSGGQQQRLCIARAIATEPRVILFDEPCSALDPIATAKVEDLIAELKKDYTVIIVTHNMQQAARISDYTGFFMLGELVEFDLTQKIFTNPANKVTEDYITGRFG, from the coding sequence ATGACAGAGCCAGTTTTCAAAGTCCGCGGGCTGTGGGCGTATTACGACGGGAAAGAGGCGCTCAAGGACATAAACCTCGACATACCCGGAAAGGCCGTGACCGCCATCATAGGCCCTTCAGGTTGCGGCAAGTCAACTTTCATAAGGTGTTTCAACAGGATGAACGACCTTGTGCCCAAGTTCTCCGTCAGGGGCGAGATAATGTACGGGGGCACTAACGTATACGACAGGTCGGTGGACGTAACCGGGATAAGGAGGCAGATAGGGATGGTCTTCCAGAAGCCGAACCCGTTCCCCAAGTCGGTTTATGAAAATGTCGCCTACGGCCTGAGGATCCAAGGCGTAAACAAAAAGAGCGAGCTGGACCGCGTCGTGGAGTCAAGCCTTACGAAGGCCGCGCTCTGGGGCGAGGTCAAGGACCGGCTGGGCTCCAACGCCCTGGCTCTTTCCGGAGGCCAACAGCAGCGGCTCTGCATCGCGAGAGCCATCGCCACGGAGCCGCGCGTGATCCTCTTCGACGAGCCGTGCTCCGCCCTCGACCCAATCGCCACGGCGAAGGTCGAGGACCTCATAGCCGAGCTTAAGAAGGACTATACCGTCATCATAGTCACGCACAACATGCAGCAGGCCGCGAGGATATCCGACTACACGGGTTTTTTCATGCTTGGTGAGCTAGTCGAGTTCGACCTTACCCAGAAGATATTCACAAACCCGGCGAACAAGGTTACAGAGGACTACATAACCGGAAGGTTCGGTTGA